A single window of Synergistaceae bacterium DNA harbors:
- a CDS encoding amidophosphoribosyltransferase — protein MSSELHEECGVIGVYRNDESKNAAHLVYYGLYALQHRGQESAGIAANFSGSMELRKGLGLAGEVFRGETFTNFPGNIAIGHVRYSTAGDESVRSAQPLAASCRLGEIALAHNGNLVNADSLREMLTDEGVIFHTTSDSESILNLICQHGTRGILPGIKNAMSLIKGAYVLVITIGDKLIGVRDPYGLHPLCIGTLANNSGYVLASETCALEALDSEFLRDVMPGEIVIIDKSGLQTIEPSHWCKKNLCVFEMVYFARPDSIVDGVSVYEFRRKCGMKLAQQNKIDADVVMAVPDSGIPAAIGYAEASGIPYGEGLIKNKYMGRTFILPVQEQREDAVRIKLATIRHNIEGKRLIIIDDSIVRGTTLRRIVKHLRDSGAKEIHVCAASPEVKFSCYFGIDTPHREKLIAVQKSINEICEYIGADSVTYLSEENLREVCEQDTYCKACFNGNYPMEVPIN, from the coding sequence ATGTCCAGTGAACTTCACGAAGAATGCGGAGTAATAGGCGTATATCGCAATGATGAGAGCAAGAATGCAGCCCACCTTGTTTATTACGGGCTGTATGCTCTTCAACATAGAGGCCAAGAGAGTGCGGGAATTGCTGCGAACTTTAGCGGCTCAATGGAGCTGAGAAAGGGGCTCGGTCTTGCTGGTGAAGTCTTCAGGGGTGAAACTTTTACGAATTTTCCCGGAAATATTGCGATCGGTCATGTCAGATATTCAACTGCCGGCGATGAAAGCGTCAGGAGTGCCCAGCCTTTAGCAGCTTCTTGCAGGCTCGGAGAAATTGCCCTAGCTCATAACGGGAATCTTGTAAACGCCGACTCATTGCGCGAAATGTTGACGGATGAGGGCGTAATCTTTCACACGACAAGCGACTCGGAGTCAATATTAAATTTAATTTGCCAGCATGGGACCCGCGGAATTCTGCCCGGCATAAAAAACGCTATGAGTCTAATCAAAGGCGCGTATGTTCTCGTAATAACAATAGGCGACAAATTAATCGGAGTTAGAGACCCTTACGGCCTGCACCCTTTATGTATAGGGACTCTTGCGAATAATTCGGGATATGTCCTTGCGTCCGAAACTTGCGCACTTGAAGCACTTGACTCTGAATTTTTGCGCGATGTAATGCCCGGTGAAATTGTCATAATAGATAAAAGCGGACTTCAAACTATAGAGCCTTCTCACTGGTGCAAGAAAAATTTATGTGTCTTCGAGATGGTATATTTTGCGCGCCCTGACAGCATAGTTGACGGAGTCAGCGTTTATGAATTTCGGCGTAAATGCGGAATGAAACTCGCCCAGCAAAATAAAATCGATGCAGACGTAGTTATGGCCGTGCCGGATTCGGGGATTCCTGCTGCGATTGGATATGCTGAAGCGTCGGGGATTCCATACGGCGAGGGCTTAATCAAGAATAAATACATGGGAAGGACTTTCATTTTACCAGTTCAGGAACAGCGCGAGGACGCAGTAAGAATCAAACTCGCTACAATCAGGCATAATATCGAGGGCAAGCGGTTAATAATAATTGATGACTCAATAGTAAGAGGCACGACCTTAAGGCGAATAGTTAAGCATTTGAGGGATTCAGGCGCGAAAGAGATTCATGTTTGTGCGGCATCTCCTGAAGTTAAATTTTCTTGTTATTTCGGAATTGATACGCCTCACAGAGAAAAATTAATAGCCGTCCAGAAATCTATAAATGAAATTTGCGAGTATATAGGAGCCGACTCAGTTACATATTTGAGTGAAGAGAATTTGCGGGAAGTCTGTGAGCAGGATACTTACTGCAAAGCCTGCTTTAATGGAAATTACCCGATGGAAGTTCCCATAAACTAG